A genomic region of Zea mays cultivar B73 chromosome 6, Zm-B73-REFERENCE-NAM-5.0, whole genome shotgun sequence contains the following coding sequences:
- the LOC100280521 gene encoding RNA-binding region-containing protein 1 isoform X1 yields MAAAPAASSSTSGSPAAGGPRSRFGDTTLTKVFVGGLAWETPSEGLRQHFERYGDILEAVVITDRLTGRSKGYGFVTFREPEAARRAVQDPNPTIAGRRANCNIASLGPPRPTQPGVAGRGGPYTVGPHHLQVPQFVPRAPASPLQMMVPQQQQQHGGAPAAAIYPSPQFGYCWYPPDFQYQQALASPQALQNYYAQLYGLTTSPSAAAAPYHHQYLGYMAPPPPTPRMILPPPPPLAAQQVTAVQPLVQHPPPPAQQVTVQPLLQHPPPQIHAPFFPAPSLPQHNFRLHPPPQAMAVLPPNTTGGSLPPADQAAAPAARATNASSTRPGA; encoded by the exons ATGGCAGCAGCCCCGGCGGCGTCGTCGTCCACGTCGGGGTCGCCGGCCGCCGGCGGGCCGCGGTCGCGGTTCGGCGACACGACGCTGACGAAGGTGTTCGTGGGCGGGCTGGCGTGGGAGACGCCCTCGGAGGGGCTCCGGCAACACTTCGAGCGGTACGGCGACATCCTGGAGGCCGTCGTCATCACGGACCGCCTCACCGGCCGCTCCAAGGGCTACGGATTC GTGACGTTCCGGGAGCCGGAGGCGGCGCGGCGCGCGGTGCAGGACCCGAACCCGACGATCGCCGGGCGGCGCGCCAACTGCAACATTGCGTCGCTGGGGCCGCCGCGCCCCACCCAGCCTGGAG TTGCAGGCAGGGGTGGTCCCTACACCGTGGGACCCCACCACTTGCAGGTCCCGCAGTTCGTTCCCAGGGCGCCGGCCTCTCCTCTCCAGATgatggtgccccagcagcagcagcagcacggtGGTGCCCCAGCAGCTGCTATCTACCCGTCTCCTCAGTTTGG GTACTGCTGGTACCCGCCGGACTTTCAATACCAACAG GCCCTAGCCAGCCCGCAAGCGCTGCAGAACTACTACGCCCAGCTGTACGGTCTGACGACCTCGccttcggcggcggcggcgccctacCACCACCAGTACCTCGGCTACATGGCGCCGCCGCCTCCAACGCCAAGGATGATACTGCCACCACCACCGCCGCTGGCGGCGCAGCAGGTCACCGCCGTGCAACCGTTGGTGCAGCATCCGCCGCCGCCGGCGCAGCAGGTCACGGTGCAGCCTCTGCTCCAGCATCCCCCGCCACAGATTCATGCCCCTTTCTTCCCGGCTCCCTCGCTCCCGCAGCACAACTTCAGGCTCCATCCGCCGCCGCAAGCTATGGCAGTATTGCCTCCCAACACAACAG GCGGATCGCTGCCACCTGCTGATCAGGCCGCTGCCCCTGCAGCTCGCGCGACAAACGCGAGCAGTACTCGGCCGGGTGCGTGA
- the LOC100280521 gene encoding RNA-binding region-containing protein 1, translated as MAAAPAASSSTSGSPAAGGPRSRFGDTTLTKVFVGGLAWETPSEGLRQHFERYGDILEAVVITDRLTGRSKGYGFVTFREPEAARRAVQDPNPTIAGRRANCNIASLGPPRPTQPGVAGRGGPYTVGPHHLQVPQFVPRAPASPLQMMVPQQQQQHGGAPAAAIYPSPQFGYCWYPPDFQYQQALASPQALQNYYAQLYGLTTSPSAAAAPYHHQYLGYMAPPPPTPRMILPPPPPLAAQQVTAVQPLVQHPPPPAQQVTVQPLLQHPPPQIHAPFFPAPSLPQHNFRLHPPPQAMAVLPPNTTAGGSLPPADQAAAPAARATNASSTRPGA; from the exons ATGGCAGCAGCCCCGGCGGCGTCGTCGTCCACGTCGGGGTCGCCGGCCGCCGGCGGGCCGCGGTCGCGGTTCGGCGACACGACGCTGACGAAGGTGTTCGTGGGCGGGCTGGCGTGGGAGACGCCCTCGGAGGGGCTCCGGCAACACTTCGAGCGGTACGGCGACATCCTGGAGGCCGTCGTCATCACGGACCGCCTCACCGGCCGCTCCAAGGGCTACGGATTC GTGACGTTCCGGGAGCCGGAGGCGGCGCGGCGCGCGGTGCAGGACCCGAACCCGACGATCGCCGGGCGGCGCGCCAACTGCAACATTGCGTCGCTGGGGCCGCCGCGCCCCACCCAGCCTGGAG TTGCAGGCAGGGGTGGTCCCTACACCGTGGGACCCCACCACTTGCAGGTCCCGCAGTTCGTTCCCAGGGCGCCGGCCTCTCCTCTCCAGATgatggtgccccagcagcagcagcagcacggtGGTGCCCCAGCAGCTGCTATCTACCCGTCTCCTCAGTTTGG GTACTGCTGGTACCCGCCGGACTTTCAATACCAACAG GCCCTAGCCAGCCCGCAAGCGCTGCAGAACTACTACGCCCAGCTGTACGGTCTGACGACCTCGccttcggcggcggcggcgccctacCACCACCAGTACCTCGGCTACATGGCGCCGCCGCCTCCAACGCCAAGGATGATACTGCCACCACCACCGCCGCTGGCGGCGCAGCAGGTCACCGCCGTGCAACCGTTGGTGCAGCATCCGCCGCCGCCGGCGCAGCAGGTCACGGTGCAGCCTCTGCTCCAGCATCCCCCGCCACAGATTCATGCCCCTTTCTTCCCGGCTCCCTCGCTCCCGCAGCACAACTTCAGGCTCCATCCGCCGCCGCAAGCTATGGCAGTATTGCCTCCCAACACAACAG CAGGCGGATCGCTGCCACCTGCTGATCAGGCCGCTGCCCCTGCAGCTCGCGCGACAAACGCGAGCAGTACTCGGCCGGGTGCGTGA